Proteins encoded in a region of the Eretmochelys imbricata isolate rEreImb1 chromosome 10, rEreImb1.hap1, whole genome shotgun sequence genome:
- the LOC144271755 gene encoding migration and invasion enhancer 1-like, translated as MSELNNLTALSRKYIKGYTARYQELAKKIKEQVPDAEISGEVGRKGSFEVKINGKLIFSKIETSGFPFSEDIVEAVKKIKDGGSCEKIIRNKKICILQ; from the exons ATGTCAGAGCTAAACAATCTAACTGCACTGTCACGAAAGTACATAAAAG GGTACACAGCCCGTTATCAGGAGCTTGCCAAGAAAATCAAGGAGCAAGTTCCTGATGCGGAGATTTCAGGCGAAGTGGGAAGGAAAG GAAGCTTTGAAGTGAAGATAAATGGCAAGCTGATATTTTCTAAGATCGAAACCTCTGGCTTTCCTTTTTCAGAAGAT ATCGTGGAAGCAGTCAAAAAAATTAAGGATGGAGGAAGCTGTGAGAAGATCATCAGGAACAAAAAAATTTGCATCCTTCAGTAG